A genome region from Mycolicibacterium litorale includes the following:
- a CDS encoding CsbD family protein has protein sequence MSGTDKANNKIEDLGGKAKEALGKATGDESTANEGKADQSKSSLKDAGEKVKDAFKK, from the coding sequence GTGAGCGGTACCGACAAAGCCAACAACAAGATCGAGGATCTCGGCGGCAAGGCCAAGGAGGCGCTGGGTAAGGCCACGGGCGACGAGAGCACCGCGAACGAGGGCAAGGCCGACCAGTCGAAGTCCAGCCTCAAGGACGCGGGCGAGAAGGTGAAGGACGCCTTCAAGAAGTAA
- the hsaB gene encoding 3-hydroxy-9,10-secoandrosta-1,3,5(10)-triene-9,17-dione monooxygenase reductase subunit yields MASDGDAAGPVIDPRTFRNVLGQFCTGITVITTMHDGAPVGFACQSFAALSLEPPLVLFCPTKVSRSWKAIEASGRFCVNVLHEKQKDVSARFGSREPDKFAGIDWAPSKLGSPVIDGTLAHIDCTVHSVHDGGDHLVVFGAVHSLSDVPKKKPRPLLFYRGEYTGIEPDKNSPAQWRDDLEAFLTATTSDTWL; encoded by the coding sequence ATGGCTTCCGACGGGGACGCCGCAGGCCCGGTGATCGATCCGCGCACGTTCCGCAACGTGCTCGGCCAGTTCTGCACGGGTATCACGGTGATCACCACCATGCACGACGGCGCGCCGGTCGGATTCGCCTGTCAGTCGTTCGCGGCGCTGTCGCTCGAACCACCGCTGGTGTTGTTCTGTCCGACGAAGGTGTCGCGGTCGTGGAAGGCCATCGAGGCCAGCGGCCGGTTCTGCGTGAACGTGCTGCACGAGAAGCAAAAGGACGTCTCCGCGCGCTTCGGCTCGCGCGAGCCCGACAAGTTCGCGGGAATCGATTGGGCGCCGTCGAAATTGGGGTCACCGGTCATCGACGGCACCCTGGCGCACATCGACTGCACCGTGCATTCGGTGCACGACGGCGGTGACCACCTGGTGGTGTTCGGCGCGGTCCACTCGCTGTCCGACGTTCCGAAGAAGAAGCCGCGTCCGCTGCTGTTCTACCGGGGCGAATACACCGGCATCGAACCCGACAAGAATTCGCCCGCCCAGTGGCGCGACGATCTCGAGGCGTTCCTCACGGCCACAACGTCGGACACCTGGCTCTGA
- the hsaC gene encoding iron-dependent extradiol dioxygenase HsaC, producing MSIRSLGYLRIESTDVQAWRDYGLKVLGMVEGKGPTEGALYLRMDEFPARLVIVPGENDRLLQSGWETANAAGLQEIRNRLDIEGTPYKEATAAELADRRVDGMITFDDPSGNTLEVFHGVALEHRRVVSPYGHKFVTEEQGLGHVVLTTRDDAETLHFYRDVLGFYLRDSMRLPPQLVGRPADGAPAWLRFLGCNPRHHSLAFMPGETPSGIVHLMVEVENADDVGLCLDRALRRKVKMSATLGRHVNDKMLSFYMKTPGGFDVEFGCEGLEVEDESWIARESTAVSLWGHDFSVGFK from the coding sequence ATGAGCATCCGGTCTCTGGGCTACCTGCGGATCGAGAGCACCGACGTTCAGGCATGGCGTGATTACGGCCTGAAGGTGCTCGGGATGGTGGAGGGCAAAGGGCCCACCGAAGGTGCGCTGTACCTGCGGATGGACGAGTTCCCTGCGCGCCTGGTCATCGTGCCGGGCGAGAACGACCGGCTGCTGCAGTCGGGTTGGGAGACCGCCAACGCCGCAGGCCTGCAGGAGATCCGCAACCGGCTCGACATCGAGGGCACCCCGTACAAGGAGGCCACCGCGGCCGAACTCGCCGACCGCCGCGTCGACGGGATGATCACCTTCGACGATCCGTCCGGCAACACCCTCGAGGTCTTCCACGGAGTCGCACTCGAGCATCGCCGGGTCGTCAGCCCGTACGGCCACAAATTCGTCACCGAGGAGCAGGGCCTCGGGCACGTCGTGCTCACCACCCGCGACGACGCCGAGACGCTGCACTTCTACCGGGACGTCCTGGGCTTTTATCTGCGCGACTCGATGCGGCTGCCGCCGCAGTTGGTCGGCCGACCCGCCGACGGTGCGCCGGCGTGGCTGCGTTTCCTCGGGTGCAACCCGCGCCACCACAGCCTGGCGTTCATGCCGGGCGAGACGCCCAGCGGCATCGTGCATCTCATGGTCGAAGTGGAGAACGCCGACGACGTCGGCCTGTGCCTGGACCGGGCGCTGCGCCGCAAGGTGAAGATGTCGGCGACCCTCGGCCGCCACGTGAACGACAAGATGCTGTCGTTCTACATGAAGACCCCCGGTGGCTTCGACGTCGAATTCGGTTGCGAGGGGCTCGAAGTCGAGGATGAGTCCTGGATCGCCCGGGAGAGTACCGCGGTGAGTCTGTGGGGCCACGACTTCAGCGTCGGCTTCAAGTAA
- a CDS encoding DUF4344 domain-containing metallopeptidase: MTSVQNTSVVWLSAAACALLVTVGCSENRPGAAEVAPSSTGPAAAEQNAAAESSGEMTVVYEDATTPEAVNGRRILTDSGLLEALATDINESLVLPEDVRLVGAQCDEANAFWSSDDRTMTICYEDADSSHTTFERAGDDDPMAATLGAERATFYHELGHATLDLYDLPFTGREEDVADQLAAVLLLEPDDNGTIDPADVSAAVAYARMFEANSEQDGGAAEDFPFWDVHEYDLARMYNFQCWIYGADPQGNAFIVDEGLVPEDRADSCEGEFDRMSRAWWDMLDPHLRDG, encoded by the coding sequence TTGACGTCCGTGCAGAACACGAGCGTCGTCTGGCTGTCCGCCGCAGCCTGCGCCCTCCTGGTGACCGTCGGGTGCTCCGAGAATCGCCCGGGTGCAGCCGAAGTGGCGCCCTCATCCACTGGGCCGGCGGCAGCGGAGCAGAACGCCGCGGCGGAATCGTCGGGAGAGATGACCGTCGTCTACGAGGACGCCACCACGCCGGAGGCGGTCAACGGCCGCAGGATCCTCACCGACAGCGGACTGCTGGAGGCGCTGGCGACCGACATCAACGAATCGCTTGTCCTGCCCGAGGACGTCCGCCTGGTCGGCGCGCAATGCGATGAGGCGAACGCGTTCTGGAGTTCGGACGACCGTACGATGACGATCTGCTACGAGGACGCCGACTCCAGCCACACCACCTTCGAGCGGGCCGGTGACGACGATCCGATGGCCGCCACACTCGGTGCCGAGCGCGCGACCTTCTACCACGAACTCGGCCACGCCACCCTGGACCTGTACGACCTGCCGTTCACCGGCCGCGAGGAGGACGTCGCCGATCAACTGGCCGCGGTGCTGCTGCTCGAACCGGACGACAACGGCACTATCGACCCGGCCGACGTCAGCGCCGCGGTCGCTTATGCCCGGATGTTCGAGGCGAACAGCGAACAGGACGGCGGCGCGGCCGAGGACTTCCCGTTCTGGGATGTGCACGAATACGACCTCGCGCGGATGTACAACTTCCAGTGCTGGATCTACGGGGCCGACCCGCAGGGCAACGCGTTCATCGTTGACGAGGGTCTGGTGCCCGAGGATCGGGCCGACTCCTGCGAGGGCGAGTTCGACCGGATGTCGCGTGCCTGGTGGGACATGCTCGACCCACATCTGCGCGACGGTTGA
- a CDS encoding LysR family transcriptional regulator, whose amino-acid sequence MGKSAPTICKTAHMTAMSGRRPSADDLLVLLAVGRSGRYTTAADELGLNHTTISRRIAALEQSLGGRLVARVAGGWELTDLGREALGAAEAVESAVRSLTVDPAGRRALEGVVRISATDGFSAYIVAPAAALVQRDHPGVAVEIVATTRRASQQRSGLDIEVVVGEPQVHRAQAIRLGDYCLGLYGARDYLAEHGAPSDVADLTRYPLVYFIDSMLQVDDLDSATGFAPAMRESVTSTNVFVHVEATRAAAGLGLLPCFMADRHDDLVRVLPRTVSVRLTYWLVTRGETLRRPEVAAVVEAIQARVREQRDVLLGTP is encoded by the coding sequence ATGGGCAAGTCCGCACCCACGATCTGCAAAACTGCACACATGACGGCGATGTCCGGGCGCCGGCCGAGCGCCGACGACCTCCTCGTCCTGCTCGCGGTGGGGCGATCCGGCCGCTACACCACCGCGGCCGACGAGCTGGGTCTCAACCACACCACGATCTCGCGGCGCATCGCCGCGCTCGAACAGTCGCTCGGCGGCCGACTCGTCGCCCGGGTGGCCGGCGGCTGGGAGCTGACCGACCTCGGCCGCGAAGCGCTCGGGGCCGCCGAAGCCGTCGAGTCGGCGGTGCGCTCACTGACCGTCGACCCGGCCGGACGGCGTGCGCTGGAGGGGGTGGTGCGGATATCGGCGACCGATGGGTTCAGCGCCTACATCGTCGCGCCGGCCGCGGCGCTCGTGCAGCGCGACCATCCCGGGGTGGCGGTCGAGATCGTGGCCACGACCCGCCGCGCGTCGCAGCAGCGCTCTGGCCTCGACATCGAAGTGGTGGTGGGCGAACCCCAGGTGCACCGCGCCCAGGCGATCCGGCTGGGCGATTACTGCCTCGGCCTCTACGGGGCGCGCGACTACCTGGCCGAACACGGCGCCCCGAGCGACGTCGCCGACCTCACCCGCTATCCGCTCGTCTACTTCATCGACTCGATGCTGCAGGTCGACGACCTCGACTCGGCAACCGGGTTCGCCCCGGCCATGCGGGAGTCGGTGACCTCGACCAACGTCTTCGTACACGTCGAGGCCACCCGCGCGGCTGCGGGTCTGGGGCTGCTGCCCTGCTTCATGGCCGACCGCCACGACGATCTGGTCCGCGTCCTGCCGCGCACGGTGTCGGTGCGCTTGACCTACTGGCTGGTGACCCGCGGCGAGACGCTGCGCAGACCGGAGGTCGCCGCGGTGGTGGAGGCCATTCAGGCGCGCGTGCGCGAGCAGCGAGACGTCCTGCTCGGCACGCCCTGA
- a CDS encoding glycine-rich domain-containing protein encodes MRRNRHRLDQVSTAVAELDLPSAVFKTCPWQPRELVVTGLRQWLRCCAPALWDGEVIGMPSRAVDEAWHGFILCTARYAAFCAQAYGCFLHHHPEGGAPAAVAAGADPVEEQLRRTVIAWSLVARPGEDCVLWDIDTRLGLDEPWGIDADRVDAITRAIPERPPRRWWP; translated from the coding sequence CTGCGCCGCAACAGGCATCGGCTCGATCAAGTGAGCACGGCGGTGGCGGAACTCGATCTGCCGTCAGCCGTGTTCAAGACCTGCCCGTGGCAGCCGCGCGAGCTCGTCGTGACGGGTTTGCGGCAATGGCTTCGGTGCTGCGCGCCCGCGCTGTGGGATGGCGAGGTGATCGGGATGCCGTCGCGCGCGGTCGACGAAGCCTGGCACGGCTTCATACTGTGCACCGCGCGGTACGCCGCCTTTTGCGCGCAGGCCTACGGCTGCTTCCTGCACCACCACCCCGAGGGTGGGGCACCCGCCGCGGTCGCGGCGGGTGCCGACCCGGTCGAAGAGCAATTACGCAGAACCGTCATCGCGTGGTCGCTGGTCGCACGGCCCGGCGAGGACTGCGTCCTCTGGGACATCGACACCCGCCTCGGGCTCGACGAGCCGTGGGGCATCGACGCCGACCGGGTCGACGCGATCACGCGCGCAATCCCCGAACGCCCACCTCGACGGTGGTGGCCGTAG